From the Pomacea canaliculata isolate SZHN2017 linkage group LG4, ASM307304v1, whole genome shotgun sequence genome, one window contains:
- the LOC112563383 gene encoding coronin-1C-like isoform X1: MAFMRKSKFRHVFGQAEKRDQGYDGIRVTRTSWESTYCAVNPKFVAVITEAAGGGAFLVLPLSKVGRVATDHPLVAGHKGAVLDIQWCPHNDNVIASASDDCTVKVWQIPDKGLDSNLNEPVVDLLGHQRRVGILAWHPSAQNVLASAGSDNKIILWNVGTGEAMVETELPDFALSMSFNYNGSRLACTAKDKKLRILDSHTGSIVKEGKCHEGAKPSHVCYLKDGQLLTTGFSKMSERQYALWSEKDLSKPVSLEEIDSSNGVMFIFYDQDTNMIYLCGKGDSLIRYYEVTDEAPYVHYLSLYQSNSPQRGIGFMPKRGLNVNANEIARFYKLHNNGLCEVITFTVPRKSELFQDDLYPDTASDTPAISAEEFFDGKNADPILVSLKEALQPSQKEQLKVVRRSNILDKMPSRSSTIQSNNAPAAAAPSVQSALPPKLPKDFDAAAIMREIADLRKKVKDQDERISELEGKVAAFTEVSDPDTSTNVDDGRDGDANDD; this comes from the exons ATGGCGTTTATGAGGAAAAGTAAATTTCGTCACGTTTTTGGTCAAGCCGAAAAACGCGACCAGGGTTACGACGGGATTCGGGTCACCCGTACATCTTGGGAGTCAACTTATTGTGCGGTTAACCCAAAGTTCGTAGCAGTTATTACAGAAGCTGCAGGAGGTGGTGCATTTCTGGTGCTTCCCTTGTCAAAG GTGGGCCGTGTAGCAACTGATCACCCGCTGGTAGCTGGACACAAGGGAGCAGTACTCGATATTCAATGGTGTCCCCATAATGACAATGTCATAGCCAGTGCTTCTGATGACTGCACTGTCAAAGTATGGCAGATTCCAGACAAAGGTCTAGACTCTAACCTTAATGAACCAGTTGTGGATCTTCTTGGACATCAAAGACGTGTAGGAATTTTGGCTTGGCACCCTTCTGCTCAGAATGTGCTGGCCTCAGCAG GTTCAGACAACAAGATCATTCTGTGGAATGTGGGAACTGGTGAGGCAATGGTGGAAACAGAGCTTCCAGATTTTGCTCTCAGCATGTCCTTCAACTACAATGGAAGTCGACTGGCTTGCactgcaaaagacaaaaaattacGCATCCTGGATTCACACACTGGAAGTATTGTCAAG GAGGGTAAATGTCATGAAGGGGCCAAGCCATCTCATGTATGTTACCTTAAAGACGGGCAGCTACTGACCACAGGCTTTTCCAAGATGAGCGAACGACAGTATGCTTTGTGGAGTGAG AAAGATCTTAGCAAACCTGTTTCACTTGAAGAAATTGATAGCAGCAACGGTGTCATGTTCATCTTTTATGACCAAGACACAAATATGATCTACCTCTGTGGAAAG GGTGACAGTTTGATTCGCTACTACGAAGTAACAGATGAAGCTCCGTATGTTCACTACTTGTCGCTGTACCAGTCCAACAGTCCTCAGCGTGGCATTGGCTTCATGCCAAAGCGAGGCCTCAATGTCAATGCCAATGAAATTGCACG TTTCTATAAACTTCATAACAATGGCCTGTGTGAAGTGATCACATTCACAGTTCCACGAAAG TCAGAGCTGTTCCAGGATGACCTGTACCCAGACACTGCCAGTGATACTCCAGCAATCTCAGCAGAAGAATTCTTTGATGGAAAAAATGCTGACCCAATCCTG GTCTCTCTCAAGGAAGCATTGCAGCCGTCACAAAAAGAGCAGCTGAAGGTGGTGCGGCGATCAAACATCCTGGACAAGATGCCCTCGCGCTCCTCAACCATTCAGTCCAACAATGCCCCAGCAGCCGCAGCACCTTCTGTTCAGTCAGCGCTGCCACCT AAACTGCCTAAGGATTTTGATGCAGCAGCCATCATGCGGGAGATTGCAGACCTTAGGAAAAAGGTGAAAGACCAGGATGAACGTATCTCTGAACTGGAAGGAAAGGTGGCAGCTTTCACTGAAGTCTCTGACCCGGACACCTCCACCAATGTGGATGATGGCAGAGATGGCGATGCCAATGACGATTAA
- the LOC112563383 gene encoding coronin-1C-like isoform X2, protein MAFMRKSKFRHVFGQAEKRDQGYDGIRVTRTSWESTYCAVNPKFVAVITEAAGGGAFLVLPLSKVGRVATDHPLVAGHKGAVLDIQWCPHNDNVIASASDDCTVKVWQIPDKGLDSNLNEPVVDLLGHQRRVGILAWHPSAQNVLASAGSDNKIILWNVGTGEAMVETELPDFALSMSFNYNGSRLACTAKDKKLRILDSHTGSIVKEGKCHEGAKPSHVCYLKDGQLLTTGFSKMSERQYALWSEKDLSKPVSLEEIDSSNGVMFIFYDQDTNMIYLCGKGDSLIRYYEVTDEAPYVHYLSLYQSNSPQRGIGFMPKRGLNVNANEIARFYKLHNNGLCEVITFTVPRKSELFQDDLYPDTASDTPAISAEEFFDGKNADPILVSLKEALQPSQKEQLKVVRRSNILDKMPSRSSTIQSNNAPAAAAPSVQSALPPGFDPQGILDDMRKLKLIIKAHERRIKALEEKLAQYESEEEIEEEEEAA, encoded by the exons ATGGCGTTTATGAGGAAAAGTAAATTTCGTCACGTTTTTGGTCAAGCCGAAAAACGCGACCAGGGTTACGACGGGATTCGGGTCACCCGTACATCTTGGGAGTCAACTTATTGTGCGGTTAACCCAAAGTTCGTAGCAGTTATTACAGAAGCTGCAGGAGGTGGTGCATTTCTGGTGCTTCCCTTGTCAAAG GTGGGCCGTGTAGCAACTGATCACCCGCTGGTAGCTGGACACAAGGGAGCAGTACTCGATATTCAATGGTGTCCCCATAATGACAATGTCATAGCCAGTGCTTCTGATGACTGCACTGTCAAAGTATGGCAGATTCCAGACAAAGGTCTAGACTCTAACCTTAATGAACCAGTTGTGGATCTTCTTGGACATCAAAGACGTGTAGGAATTTTGGCTTGGCACCCTTCTGCTCAGAATGTGCTGGCCTCAGCAG GTTCAGACAACAAGATCATTCTGTGGAATGTGGGAACTGGTGAGGCAATGGTGGAAACAGAGCTTCCAGATTTTGCTCTCAGCATGTCCTTCAACTACAATGGAAGTCGACTGGCTTGCactgcaaaagacaaaaaattacGCATCCTGGATTCACACACTGGAAGTATTGTCAAG GAGGGTAAATGTCATGAAGGGGCCAAGCCATCTCATGTATGTTACCTTAAAGACGGGCAGCTACTGACCACAGGCTTTTCCAAGATGAGCGAACGACAGTATGCTTTGTGGAGTGAG AAAGATCTTAGCAAACCTGTTTCACTTGAAGAAATTGATAGCAGCAACGGTGTCATGTTCATCTTTTATGACCAAGACACAAATATGATCTACCTCTGTGGAAAG GGTGACAGTTTGATTCGCTACTACGAAGTAACAGATGAAGCTCCGTATGTTCACTACTTGTCGCTGTACCAGTCCAACAGTCCTCAGCGTGGCATTGGCTTCATGCCAAAGCGAGGCCTCAATGTCAATGCCAATGAAATTGCACG TTTCTATAAACTTCATAACAATGGCCTGTGTGAAGTGATCACATTCACAGTTCCACGAAAG TCAGAGCTGTTCCAGGATGACCTGTACCCAGACACTGCCAGTGATACTCCAGCAATCTCAGCAGAAGAATTCTTTGATGGAAAAAATGCTGACCCAATCCTG GTCTCTCTCAAGGAAGCATTGCAGCCGTCACAAAAAGAGCAGCTGAAGGTGGTGCGGCGATCAAACATCCTGGACAAGATGCCCTCGCGCTCCTCAACCATTCAGTCCAACAATGCCCCAGCAGCCGCAGCACCTTCTGTTCAGTCAGCGCTGCCACCT GGCTTCGATCCTCAAGGAATTTTGGATGACATGCGCAAGCTTAAACTGATCATTAAGGCGCATGAACGACGTATAAAGGCACTGGAGGAGAAGCTTGCGCAGTACGAAAGCGAGGAGGAGatagaggaggaggaagaagcaGCCTAA